A window from Rhizosphaericola mali encodes these proteins:
- a CDS encoding FAD-dependent oxidoreductase, with the protein MLLDNKKVAIVGGGPAGLTLARLLQQSGVYVNVYERDLDKNARVQGAPLDLHDESGLAALRKANLLEKFKENYMVGADREKIMNPNGNVFFSDHEKNLTEDFGKEHFRPEIDRGVLRRILLDALETETVVWNSHFLSMEKQGAGWLLHFKNADTQYADLVIAADGANSKIRPYVTDIKAIYSGITMLEGNIADAKNNAPNIYEMLNGGKIMAFGNGQNILMGQKGKGEIGYYISFKTDENWHKTIGIDFTDKTQVSNWFQKAYATWNPMWYELFENVLLPFIPRPIYYMPFDQTWSSQSNVTMIGDAAHVMSPFAGEGVNMAMLDALELRECLLSETHSSLKQAIENFENKMRPRAATIAKKSLDNGELMHSENALESMIDFFSEVK; encoded by the coding sequence ATGTTATTAGACAATAAAAAAGTTGCGATTGTGGGTGGCGGACCCGCAGGATTGACTTTGGCTAGATTGCTACAACAATCTGGTGTATACGTAAATGTTTACGAACGAGACTTGGACAAAAATGCGAGAGTACAAGGTGCACCGTTGGATTTGCACGACGAGTCGGGATTGGCAGCTTTACGAAAAGCCAATTTGCTGGAGAAATTCAAGGAAAACTATATGGTTGGTGCGGATCGTGAGAAAATTATGAATCCAAATGGAAACGTTTTTTTCAGTGATCACGAGAAAAATTTGACGGAGGATTTTGGAAAAGAACATTTTCGTCCGGAGATTGATCGTGGCGTTTTGCGAAGAATTTTGTTGGATGCTTTAGAAACCGAAACCGTAGTTTGGAACAGTCATTTTTTGTCGATGGAAAAGCAAGGCGCAGGTTGGCTATTGCATTTTAAAAATGCAGATACGCAATATGCGGATTTGGTGATTGCTGCGGATGGCGCCAATTCAAAAATTCGACCTTACGTTACAGACATCAAAGCGATCTATAGCGGCATTACGATGCTAGAAGGCAATATTGCAGACGCCAAAAATAATGCGCCCAATATATATGAAATGTTGAATGGCGGTAAAATTATGGCGTTTGGAAATGGTCAAAATATTTTGATGGGACAAAAGGGAAAAGGCGAAATTGGTTATTATATTAGTTTTAAAACGGACGAAAATTGGCACAAAACGATTGGTATTGATTTTACGGACAAAACACAAGTTTCTAATTGGTTCCAAAAGGCTTATGCAACTTGGAATCCGATGTGGTATGAACTATTTGAAAACGTGTTGCTACCATTTATCCCGCGTCCGATTTACTATATGCCATTTGACCAAACTTGGTCGTCGCAATCAAACGTTACTATGATAGGCGATGCGGCGCACGTGATGTCTCCATTTGCTGGAGAAGGCGTCAATATGGCAATGTTGGATGCATTAGAATTAAGAGAATGTTTACTTTCTGAAACGCATTCCAGTTTAAAGCAGGCGATTGAAAATTTTGAAAATAAAATGCGACCAAGAGCAGCAACTATCGCTAAAAAATCTTTGGATAATGGCGAATTGATGCATTCTGAAAATGCATTGGAATCAATGATTGATTTCTTTTCGGAAGTGAAATAA
- the abc-f gene encoding ribosomal protection-like ABC-F family protein encodes MLYLQNVSYTFPNKHLLFSGLNLSIKKGEKIALVGNNGVGKSTLLQLITRQIIPSEGQIFCNAKLYTVPQHFGQLNDLSIEDALQISSKLKALHAILDGDASVENYDALADDWDIEHRVLEALQDWHLPELDLTKKLSSLSGGQKTKLFLAGIKIHQPDLVIMDEPSNHLDSTSREQLYQYISHTNQTLIVVSHDRTLLNLLLKICELTPTGIKLYGGNYQFFKEQKALELTALSEDVLEKEKAIRKAKDKERETSERQQKLDARGKGKQAKSGVARIMMNTLRNSAENSTAKLKDTHAQKIGGLQSELKDLRAGIPALDQMKFQFDYSNLHKGKTLVRALNINYSFGTKKLWSNPLNFEILSGERIAITGNNGSGKTTLIQLILGKLQACEGEIFRFYNAIIYIDQDYSVLQNQLSVFQQAESFNSGHLEGHEIKIRLNRFLFHKDDWDKTCAQLSGGERMRLLLCCLTIQRNAPDIIILDEPTNNLDIQNVDILTAAIKDYQGTLIVISHDEVFKKEIGIHRNIQL; translated from the coding sequence ATGCTTTATTTACAGAATGTTTCTTACACATTTCCCAATAAACATTTATTATTTAGCGGACTCAATTTGTCCATTAAAAAAGGCGAAAAAATTGCATTGGTTGGCAATAATGGAGTTGGTAAATCCACTTTATTACAATTAATTACCAGACAAATAATTCCGTCTGAAGGTCAGATATTCTGCAATGCCAAACTATATACCGTACCGCAACATTTTGGGCAACTCAATGATTTATCCATAGAAGATGCGTTGCAGATTTCGTCCAAACTAAAAGCTTTGCACGCTATTTTGGATGGCGATGCATCTGTGGAAAACTACGACGCATTGGCGGATGATTGGGATATTGAGCATCGTGTTTTGGAAGCTTTACAGGATTGGCATTTACCTGAATTGGATCTAACCAAAAAGCTTTCTAGCTTGAGTGGCGGACAAAAAACAAAATTGTTTTTGGCGGGCATTAAAATCCATCAACCGGATTTGGTGATAATGGACGAGCCGAGTAATCATTTGGACTCTACATCGCGGGAACAATTGTACCAATATATTTCCCACACCAACCAAACATTGATAGTTGTAAGTCATGACCGAACATTGCTCAATTTACTACTCAAAATTTGTGAACTAACACCAACTGGCATCAAATTGTACGGTGGAAACTATCAATTTTTCAAAGAACAAAAAGCATTGGAATTGACCGCATTGTCGGAAGATGTTTTGGAAAAAGAAAAAGCTATTCGCAAAGCTAAAGACAAGGAACGCGAGACTTCAGAACGCCAACAAAAACTAGATGCACGCGGCAAAGGAAAGCAAGCAAAATCAGGCGTAGCGAGGATTATGATGAATACGCTTCGTAATAGTGCTGAAAATAGTACGGCAAAATTGAAAGATACACACGCACAAAAAATTGGTGGTTTGCAATCTGAATTGAAAGATTTACGTGCGGGAATTCCAGCTTTGGATCAGATGAAATTTCAGTTTGATTATTCCAATTTACATAAAGGAAAAACATTAGTTAGAGCCTTAAATATCAACTATAGTTTTGGAACAAAAAAACTGTGGAGCAACCCATTAAATTTTGAAATATTAAGTGGTGAACGTATTGCCATCACTGGAAACAACGGCAGTGGTAAGACAACTTTGATTCAATTGATATTGGGAAAATTACAAGCTTGCGAAGGTGAGATTTTTCGATTTTACAATGCAATAATTTATATAGATCAGGATTATTCCGTTTTGCAAAATCAACTCTCCGTTTTCCAACAAGCGGAAAGTTTTAATTCTGGTCATTTAGAAGGACATGAAATCAAAATTCGTCTCAATAGATTTTTATTTCACAAAGATGATTGGGACAAAACTTGTGCGCAATTGAGTGGTGGCGAGCGTATGCGTTTGCTATTGTGTTGCTTGACGATACAACGAAATGCACCGGACATTATCATTTTGGATGAACCAACAAACAATCTCGATATTCAAAATGTGGACATACTGACTGCCGCCATCAAAGATTATCAAGGAACTTTAATAGTCATTTCGCACGACGAAGTGTTTAAAAAAGAAATTGGCATTCATCGAAATATTCAATTATGA
- a CDS encoding SDR family NAD(P)-dependent oxidoreductase produces MQKVWFITGSSRGLGRNITEAVLANGDIVVATARNIVALNDLTIKYPNQVLALNLDVADKSQIKSAVETTIDKFGRIDVLVNNAGFGITGAAEAFTEDQVESQLMVNLIAPIAITRAVLPYMRKQRNGFIMQISSVGGRIGNAGLSLYSAAKFGLTGFSECLQKEVGDLGIKVTSIEPGGFRTDWAGSSMSFAPVVEGYENSVEATKAFLTSGKYVPLGDPEKAAKVIVDLADHPTPPMHLILGSEGAAIIQKTNEARTLEYEKWLDVTKSTDVIGEINFLETEEGKLFLKQKGLEM; encoded by the coding sequence ATGCAAAAAGTATGGTTTATAACAGGGAGTTCAAGAGGTCTAGGACGCAATATAACAGAAGCGGTTTTAGCAAACGGAGACATCGTAGTAGCTACAGCGAGAAATATAGTCGCATTAAATGATTTGACTATAAAATATCCCAATCAAGTATTGGCTTTAAATTTAGACGTTGCAGACAAATCGCAGATAAAATCTGCAGTGGAAACGACCATTGATAAATTTGGAAGAATCGATGTTTTGGTGAATAATGCAGGATTTGGAATTACGGGTGCTGCCGAGGCGTTTACAGAGGACCAAGTGGAAAGTCAGTTAATGGTTAACTTGATTGCGCCCATCGCTATTACGCGTGCAGTTTTGCCTTATATGCGCAAACAACGTAATGGATTTATTATGCAAATTAGTTCGGTTGGCGGCCGCATTGGCAATGCAGGATTGAGTTTGTATTCCGCTGCCAAATTTGGATTGACTGGTTTCTCTGAATGTTTGCAAAAAGAAGTTGGAGATTTGGGTATAAAAGTAACATCGATTGAGCCCGGAGGATTTCGCACAGATTGGGCAGGAAGTTCTATGAGTTTTGCGCCAGTTGTAGAAGGCTATGAAAATTCTGTCGAAGCGACGAAAGCATTTCTCACTTCTGGTAAATATGTGCCACTTGGAGATCCCGAAAAAGCGGCAAAAGTGATTGTCGATTTAGCCGACCATCCAACGCCTCCAATGCACTTGATATTGGGAAGCGAAGGTGCGGCAATCATCCAAAAGACAAACGAAGCTAGAACTTTAGAATATGAAAAATGGCTAGATGTAACAAAATCTACGGACGTAATTGGTGAAATTAATTTCCTAGAAACAGAAGAAGGCAAACTATTCTTAAAACAAAAAGGGCTAGAAATGTAA
- a CDS encoding helix-turn-helix domain-containing protein, protein MENLNEIKSGITYSCYHQVSREGEHFVPFHTLSFQIAGSLKLFDGRKEYVSQINRFRFIKRNQLVKFIKTPPAQGQFESISIYFDQESLKKYSLDFGITADTHADKQSIFSIAKNEALENYIQTLLLYKNTGDLENKNLVKLKIQEGLMLLLKTEPVLKNILFDFSEPFKIDLEAFMNQNYTFNVHVEKFAYLTGRSLATFKRDFEKIFNSSPRKWLQQKRLEQAHYLISQKGKTVSDIYLDLGFEDIAHFSHAFKKEFGVAPSLVNK, encoded by the coding sequence ATGGAAAATTTAAACGAAATAAAATCGGGCATTACCTATTCTTGCTATCATCAAGTTAGCAGAGAAGGTGAGCATTTTGTGCCGTTTCACACGTTGAGTTTCCAAATTGCAGGTTCCTTGAAATTATTTGACGGAAGAAAAGAATATGTATCCCAAATCAACAGATTTCGGTTTATCAAAAGAAATCAGTTGGTAAAATTCATCAAAACACCGCCAGCGCAAGGTCAATTTGAATCCATTAGTATTTATTTCGATCAAGAATCACTCAAAAAGTATAGTTTGGATTTTGGAATTACGGCGGACACGCATGCAGACAAACAGTCTATTTTTTCCATTGCTAAAAATGAAGCGCTCGAAAACTATATTCAGACGCTATTGCTTTATAAAAATACAGGCGATTTGGAAAACAAAAATCTTGTAAAACTCAAAATACAAGAAGGTTTGATGTTATTGCTAAAAACCGAACCCGTATTAAAAAATATCTTGTTTGACTTTTCGGAACCTTTTAAAATAGATCTGGAAGCTTTTATGAATCAGAACTATACTTTTAATGTACATGTGGAAAAATTCGCCTATTTAACAGGTCGTAGTTTGGCTACATTCAAAAGAGATTTTGAAAAAATATTTAATAGTTCGCCCCGTAAATGGCTACAACAAAAGCGACTCGAACAAGCTCATTATCTAATTTCCCAAAAAGGAAAAACCGTCTCTGATATTTACCTTGATTTAGGATTCGAAGATATTGCACATTTTTCTCATGCATTCAAAAAAGAATTTGGAGTAGCGCCAAGTTTAGTAAATAAATAG
- a CDS encoding acyl-CoA thioesterase, translated as MEGFNFSLPIQIRWNDLDALGHVNNAIYVTYFEVARGYFMVNACPNWNWQKDMFLIGNVNVDYKKELRLLDSNPKVWIRTTKLGTKSFVLEYVITSEKKGETVVHATGTTAQIMFDTQTRTTIEIPDWMRKSLTEFDHL; from the coding sequence ATGGAAGGATTTAATTTTAGTTTGCCTATTCAGATTCGATGGAACGATTTGGACGCTCTGGGACACGTAAATAATGCTATTTATGTAACTTATTTCGAAGTGGCGCGTGGCTATTTTATGGTCAACGCTTGTCCAAATTGGAATTGGCAAAAAGATATGTTTCTCATCGGAAACGTAAATGTGGACTATAAAAAAGAATTGCGTTTATTGGATTCCAACCCGAAAGTTTGGATACGGACAACTAAACTCGGTACTAAAAGTTTTGTATTGGAATACGTAATCACTTCCGAAAAGAAAGGTGAAACAGTCGTTCACGCGACTGGAACAACTGCTCAGATCATGTTTGATACACAAACACGCACCACGATCGAGATTCCAGATTGGATGCGAAAATCTTTGACGGAATTTGATCATTTATAA
- a CDS encoding YhdH/YhfP family quinone oxidoreductase, translating to MNKTYRCLLTEKSADGTVSNAIVTRDISALKPSEVLIEVHYSSLNYKDALSALGTYGVTTEFPHTPGIDAVGVVVSSQTEAWKPGDEVIVTGFDFGMNTDGGFSELASVPADWLVKLPEGLTMKESMMYGTAGLAAGQSVAALIHNDVTPEDGVIAVSGASGGVGSLAVGILHKLGYKVAAVSGKASASEYLKSIGASEILDRDELNVKSPKAILKPRFAGAVDTVGGEILANLIKMTDYGGTVTNCGMVAGGDIPITVFPFILKGINLMGIDTVNYPIKKREPIWKHFASDWRPDNLEDTVTEISLDELPDSIAKISQGKLTGRYIVKLK from the coding sequence ATGAACAAAACATATCGCTGTCTATTGACAGAAAAATCGGCAGATGGAACTGTCTCAAACGCTATTGTAACAAGGGATATCAGTGCTTTGAAACCTTCGGAGGTATTGATCGAAGTCCATTATTCTTCTTTGAATTACAAAGATGCATTGTCCGCATTGGGAACTTATGGCGTGACCACGGAATTTCCACATACGCCCGGAATTGATGCGGTTGGCGTCGTCGTTTCTTCCCAAACCGAAGCTTGGAAACCCGGTGATGAAGTAATCGTTACCGGTTTCGATTTTGGGATGAATACAGACGGAGGTTTTTCAGAATTGGCAAGCGTTCCTGCCGATTGGTTGGTAAAATTACCCGAAGGTTTGACCATGAAAGAAAGCATGATGTACGGCACTGCTGGTCTCGCGGCGGGACAAAGTGTGGCGGCATTGATTCATAATGATGTAACACCCGAAGATGGTGTTATCGCCGTGAGTGGCGCATCTGGTGGCGTGGGATCATTGGCGGTTGGTATTTTACATAAATTGGGCTACAAAGTGGCAGCCGTGAGCGGTAAAGCTTCCGCTAGTGAATATTTGAAATCTATTGGCGCTTCGGAGATTTTGGATAGAGATGAATTAAACGTAAAATCACCCAAAGCTATATTGAAACCAAGATTCGCAGGTGCTGTTGATACCGTTGGCGGTGAAATTTTGGCTAATTTAATAAAAATGACTGATTATGGTGGCACGGTGACCAATTGTGGTATGGTTGCTGGTGGTGATATTCCAATTACGGTTTTTCCATTTATTCTAAAAGGCATTAACTTGATGGGAATTGACACTGTAAATTACCCGATCAAAAAACGTGAACCAATATGGAAACATTTTGCAAGTGACTGGCGTCCAGATAATTTGGAAGATACTGTAACGGAAATTAGTTTGGATGAGTTGCCTGACAGTATTGCCAAAATCAGTCAGGGAAAATTAACGGGTCGCTATATAGTTAAGTTGAAGTAA
- a CDS encoding TetR/AcrR family transcriptional regulator, with product MTKREEILQTADQLMMEKGYNAFSFYDIAEKVGIKTASIHYHFPAKKDLGIAIINLHKTDLVKVFERYAERSPIDKLELFFKIYTRVKENHHVCIMGSLASDVNTISDDMRDTLQDFCQFFLDWLSDSLEEGRAKGLFQFKGTSRIKAMMIYTNMMGIVQMNRLTDTNDLEMMKDQIRNDLKVVIA from the coding sequence ATGACCAAAAGAGAAGAGATTTTGCAAACCGCCGATCAATTAATGATGGAGAAGGGTTATAATGCGTTTAGCTTTTATGATATTGCTGAGAAAGTCGGCATCAAAACGGCTTCGATTCATTATCATTTTCCAGCTAAAAAAGATTTGGGTATTGCTATTATCAACCTTCATAAAACGGATTTGGTCAAGGTATTTGAAAGATACGCTGAGCGTTCTCCGATAGACAAATTGGAATTGTTTTTTAAAATTTACACACGAGTTAAAGAAAATCATCACGTCTGCATTATGGGATCCTTGGCGTCCGATGTCAATACGATTTCGGATGACATGCGCGATACGTTGCAGGATTTTTGCCAGTTTTTTTTGGATTGGTTGTCAGATTCCTTGGAAGAAGGTCGAGCGAAAGGTCTTTTCCAATTTAAAGGAACTTCACGTATCAAGGCGATGATGATTTATACCAATATGATGGGCATTGTGCAAATGAATCGTCTAACAGACACCAATGATCTAGAAATGATGAAAGATCAAATCAGAAATGATTTAAAAGTAGTTATCGCTTAA
- a CDS encoding oxidoreductase: MAKTVLITGASAGIGKATAIFLAQNGYKVYGAARRTDKMEELKTLGIRPIALDVTNEESMVACVEQIFKEVGSIDILVNNAGFGSEGAIEDIPMQDAKYQMEVNVFGAMRLTQLVLPKMRQNKFGKIVNISSVGGKIALPLGGWYHASKFAIEALSDALRMEVKQFGIDVIVIEPGGVKSEWGNIAMDSLIRISGNSAYKDMVKGAEKSYKKTEKNNSEPIVIAQLIKKGIEASKPKTRYSGGFMAKPLLFLRSILSDKILERLIMSQTK; the protein is encoded by the coding sequence ATGGCAAAGACAGTTTTAATAACAGGTGCTTCAGCTGGAATAGGTAAAGCAACCGCAATTTTTTTGGCGCAAAATGGCTACAAAGTTTATGGCGCCGCGCGCAGAACCGATAAAATGGAAGAGTTGAAAACATTGGGCATCCGACCGATTGCTTTAGATGTTACCAATGAGGAAAGTATGGTGGCTTGTGTGGAACAGATTTTCAAGGAAGTTGGCAGTATCGATATTTTGGTGAATAATGCAGGCTTTGGCTCGGAAGGTGCTATCGAAGATATTCCAATGCAAGATGCAAAATACCAAATGGAGGTCAACGTATTTGGTGCCATGCGTTTAACGCAATTGGTTTTACCCAAAATGCGTCAAAATAAATTTGGGAAAATTGTAAATATTTCTTCCGTTGGTGGAAAAATCGCTCTGCCTTTGGGCGGTTGGTACCACGCAAGCAAGTTTGCCATTGAGGCGTTAAGCGACGCTCTGCGGATGGAAGTGAAACAATTTGGGATAGATGTCATCGTGATTGAACCCGGTGGTGTAAAGTCTGAATGGGGCAATATTGCAATGGACAGTTTGATCCGTATTTCAGGCAATTCGGCCTATAAAGACATGGTGAAAGGCGCAGAAAAAAGCTATAAAAAAACAGAAAAGAACAACTCAGAACCAATTGTCATTGCGCAACTAATTAAAAAAGGAATTGAGGCAAGCAAACCCAAAACACGCTATTCCGGTGGTTTTATGGCAAAACCACTATTGTTTTTGCGCAGTATCTTGTCAGACAAAATATTAGAGCGACTCATTATGAGCCAAACAAAATAG
- a CDS encoding helix-turn-helix domain-containing protein, giving the protein MENIIQLQQNIIYSCSDEKIKSTEHYFPEHALGIMLSGESQYFTNDGTFVMEEGAICLMRRNQLFKKMKTLGSNGEPIALISLFFDQNILHEYATENNIATQNAYKGAPMINLSGNVFLKAFFDSLLPYIDDPKKLTAKIARLKSMEAIELLLQADDFILNFLFDFQEPYKIDIEAYMNLHFQYNIPIASFAKFTGRSLSSFKRDFTKIFETTPEKWLQQKRLEQAYFLISKKKQRPSDVYLEVGFENLSHFSISFKKKYGVNPSEL; this is encoded by the coding sequence ATGGAAAATATCATCCAACTTCAGCAGAACATAATATATTCTTGTAGCGATGAGAAGATAAAAAGTACAGAGCATTATTTCCCGGAACATGCACTAGGAATAATGCTGTCTGGAGAATCGCAATATTTCACCAACGATGGCACTTTTGTGATGGAAGAAGGCGCAATTTGCCTTATGCGCAGAAATCAATTGTTCAAAAAAATGAAAACTCTGGGTTCCAATGGCGAACCAATTGCGTTGATAAGTCTATTTTTTGACCAAAATATTTTGCATGAATATGCCACAGAAAATAATATTGCCACACAAAATGCGTATAAAGGAGCGCCGATGATCAACCTATCTGGCAATGTTTTTTTGAAAGCATTTTTTGACTCTTTATTGCCTTACATCGACGATCCGAAGAAACTTACCGCCAAGATTGCGAGGCTTAAAAGTATGGAAGCCATCGAGTTGTTACTCCAGGCAGATGACTTCATTTTGAATTTTTTGTTTGACTTTCAAGAGCCTTATAAGATTGACATTGAAGCTTATATGAATCTTCATTTCCAATATAATATTCCCATTGCTTCATTTGCAAAATTCACAGGTCGTAGTCTTTCTAGTTTCAAAAGAGACTTTACTAAAATATTTGAAACAACACCCGAAAAATGGTTACAGCAAAAACGTTTGGAGCAGGCTTATTTTCTCATTTCCAAGAAAAAACAACGTCCATCAGATGTGTATTTAGAAGTAGGTTTCGAAAATCTTTCTCACTTTTCTATCTCTTTTAAAAAGAAGTATGGTGTCAATCCTTCGGAACTATAA
- a CDS encoding helix-turn-helix domain-containing protein, with the protein MNKKTDENSLSTFIHKIGYDVDKTILKYIDIKQQQFFDFLPELSMFATTYVVKKNFTRKTFAPKAIEDCICFFFLNTIENIDRKKCKVAGLTPRVSIYPATASQMSFFKKGTYKEIVSIAVSATYLKSFLGLDAQKFQFLFDKYHNFLIEEIMTDDILRTVNDILKSEPSKELNAFHYKLKALQLLFYLFKSLNNRSYLVHKALSEHDIDAIYKVKNKIESSLDKPTPIAELKQIAGMNELKMRELFTQIFGMGIYDFYQHLRMKEAARLLREEKLSVSEVGYQLGFENLSHFTKVFEKHIGQKPKRYSIDLL; encoded by the coding sequence ATGAATAAGAAAACGGATGAGAATAGTTTGAGTACATTTATTCATAAAATAGGGTATGATGTTGACAAAACTATTCTAAAATATATCGACATAAAACAGCAACAGTTTTTTGATTTTTTACCTGAGCTGTCGATGTTTGCAACGACATACGTGGTGAAAAAAAACTTTACAAGAAAGACTTTCGCACCCAAAGCTATTGAGGATTGTATCTGTTTTTTCTTTCTCAACACGATCGAAAATATTGACAGAAAAAAATGTAAAGTTGCCGGACTAACGCCGCGTGTAAGCATATATCCAGCTACTGCTTCGCAGATGAGTTTTTTCAAAAAAGGCACTTATAAAGAAATTGTTTCTATTGCGGTAAGTGCTACTTATTTGAAAAGTTTTTTAGGATTGGACGCACAAAAATTTCAATTTTTATTTGATAAATACCATAATTTTCTCATTGAGGAAATTATGACAGATGATATTTTGAGGACAGTAAATGATATTTTGAAAAGTGAACCTTCGAAAGAGCTTAACGCATTTCATTACAAATTAAAAGCATTGCAATTGCTTTTTTATTTATTTAAAAGTTTGAACAACCGTTCCTATTTGGTCCATAAAGCACTGAGCGAACATGATATTGATGCCATTTATAAAGTGAAAAACAAGATAGAATCGTCGTTGGACAAACCTACGCCCATTGCTGAACTCAAACAAATAGCGGGAATGAATGAATTAAAAATGCGAGAACTCTTCACACAAATATTCGGAATGGGAATTTATGATTTTTACCAGCATTTACGCATGAAAGAAGCAGCACGACTACTAAGAGAAGAAAAACTATCAGTCTCAGAAGTCGGATATCAATTGGGCTTTGAAAACCTAAGCCATTTTACCAAAGTATTTGAAAAACATATCGGTCAAAAACCCAAAAGATATAGTATCGATTTGTTGTAA
- a CDS encoding FAD-dependent monooxygenase: MKKQVLISGASVAGLSLAYWLNKFDFEVTVVEISKSLRRGGSPIDVRGEALNVAKEMGILEKIKAKEFIHQDEIVNAHNETIVSFSLNDQPEYRGDIEIHRDDLVDILFENIPKDQVHFLFGNRIGTLVQSDTNVDVTLKNGETLSFDFVFGADGTHSAVRKLAFGKEENYSQFFNEYFAIIEAPDVKPNHPNGGAMYNEPGKMVGLYPFKNGVNAFLVFSSPKLDWDYKNQAQQKQIIKEHFQNGKWRIPEILNALDKVEHIYFDEVCQIHMSSWTTGRVALLGDAAHAASFHTGMGTSLAMQGATLLAQKLHEIEDYQQAFTAYNESFRPFVESIQAKITRGMKYLVPQTEEDIQEAYKRFK, translated from the coding sequence ATGAAAAAGCAAGTATTAATATCAGGAGCAAGCGTTGCGGGGTTGAGTTTGGCATATTGGTTAAACAAATTTGACTTTGAGGTTACCGTCGTGGAGATTTCCAAGAGTTTGCGCAGAGGTGGCTCTCCGATAGACGTGAGAGGTGAGGCTTTAAACGTAGCCAAAGAAATGGGAATATTGGAAAAAATAAAGGCAAAAGAGTTTATACATCAAGATGAAATAGTCAACGCACACAATGAAACTATAGTATCATTTTCTTTGAATGACCAGCCCGAATATCGTGGTGATATTGAAATTCATCGAGATGATTTGGTAGATATTTTATTTGAAAATATTCCCAAAGATCAAGTTCATTTTCTGTTTGGAAACAGAATCGGAACCTTGGTACAATCTGACACAAATGTAGATGTGACCTTAAAAAATGGAGAAACGTTGTCGTTTGATTTTGTATTTGGAGCTGATGGAACACATTCTGCTGTCAGAAAATTGGCGTTTGGAAAAGAAGAAAACTATAGTCAATTTTTTAATGAATATTTTGCAATCATAGAAGCGCCAGATGTAAAACCAAATCATCCCAATGGTGGTGCAATGTATAACGAGCCAGGCAAAATGGTCGGATTATATCCATTCAAAAATGGCGTCAATGCATTTCTCGTATTCAGTTCGCCAAAATTAGATTGGGACTATAAAAATCAAGCACAACAGAAACAAATTATCAAAGAGCATTTTCAGAATGGGAAATGGCGTATTCCAGAAATATTAAATGCGCTGGACAAAGTGGAGCATATTTATTTCGATGAAGTTTGCCAGATTCATATGTCTTCTTGGACAACAGGACGTGTCGCGCTTCTTGGTGATGCGGCGCATGCCGCTAGTTTTCACACCGGAATGGGTACTAGTTTGGCGATGCAAGGTGCTACTTTATTAGCTCAAAAATTACACGAAATTGAAGATTATCAACAAGCATTTACAGCTTATAACGAAAGTTTCAGACCGTTTGTAGAAAGTATACAGGCTAAAATTACACGAGGTATGAAATATTTAGTTCCACAAACGGAAGAAGATATCCAAGAAGCGTATAAAAGATTTAAATAA